One part of the Streptomyces ferrugineus genome encodes these proteins:
- a CDS encoding SAM-dependent methyltransferase: MSQDPSAADTAAFSKIDSAVPHSARIWNYWLGGKDNYPVDEEAGDAFRQIFPGITDLARDSRAFLGRAVGHLAKEAGIRQFLDIGTGLPTADNTHEIAQRINPEARIVYIDNDPLVLAHAHALLTSTPEGVTDYVDADLYDPETVLREASRTLDFTQPVALTMMQVSGHIADYQQARSIIGSLMGALPSGSYFAFNDSVDTNQANAEATRLYNESGAAPYHLRSPEQLAGFFDGLELLEPGVVPLNEWRPEPGRSPGEVIALGGVARKP, from the coding sequence GTGTCGCAGGACCCGTCCGCGGCCGACACCGCAGCGTTTTCGAAGATCGATTCTGCGGTGCCGCACTCGGCCCGGATCTGGAACTACTGGCTCGGCGGTAAGGACAACTACCCCGTCGACGAGGAGGCGGGCGATGCCTTCCGTCAGATCTTCCCCGGCATCACCGATCTTGCCCGTGACTCGCGGGCCTTCCTCGGCCGCGCCGTGGGGCACCTGGCCAAAGAGGCCGGGATACGCCAGTTCCTCGACATCGGCACCGGCCTGCCCACAGCCGACAACACCCACGAGATCGCCCAGCGAATAAACCCCGAGGCGCGCATCGTCTATATCGACAACGACCCCCTGGTCCTGGCCCACGCCCACGCGCTGCTGACCAGCACGCCCGAGGGGGTCACCGACTACGTCGACGCCGACCTGTACGATCCGGAGACCGTCCTGCGGGAAGCGTCCCGGACGCTGGACTTCACCCAGCCGGTCGCGCTCACCATGATGCAGGTCAGCGGACACATCGCCGACTACCAGCAGGCGCGCTCGATCATCGGCTCACTGATGGGCGCCCTGCCGTCCGGCAGCTACTTCGCGTTCAACGACAGCGTCGACACCAACCAGGCCAACGCCGAGGCCACCCGCCTCTACAACGAGAGCGGGGCGGCCCCCTACCACCTGCGCAGCCCCGAGCAGCTCGCCGGCTTCTTCGACGGCCTGGAACTGCTGGAACCCGGAGTCGTACCCCTCAACGAGTGGCGCCCCGAACCCGGCCGTTCTCCTGGAGAGGTGATCGCCCTGGGAGGTGTCGCCCGAAAGCCCTGA
- a CDS encoding MFS transporter gives MTTASRTEKRASPTRSWPVLLVVVCAQMLIWLDTSILNVAVSTLADPAEGLGATPAELEWVASAYTLVFAGALFAGGALADRFGPRATLLAGLALFGAASAAGAFAPSPAWLIVARAFMGAGSALLMPATLSVIVQSTPEEKRTRAIAIWSSSSGLGVAVGPVVGGMLLDHFWWGSVFLANVPIVALCLAGVAAVVPALKGPGRRVLDLPGLALSVLGLGGVVYGVIELGNGRTWYGAHVLLPLLLGGALLAAFVAGQRRSPAPSLDLRLFRQPGFTAGSVVLLIAFMALAGHLFYAAFYLQGPRGLSPAEAGTVMVAAAVGIVLGSQASPAMSRLLSARWTIAAGVLATAATYAGYLWFDGRTPITVVAALLWVQGFGMGLVGTPVTAVMMRGVPPRLAGAGSAVNSVTRQVGGTLGVAMTGSILSAVYRDRMADTVLPVGPQGLSADTAAQARTSAESARSLAGSLRLPELAAAADRAFLDAMYAATFWTAVLAFAGFVVAVVGLRTQGAESKREQGLGEQGKREQGRTGLGRKD, from the coding sequence ATGACCACCGCAAGCAGGACCGAGAAACGGGCGTCACCCACCCGCTCCTGGCCCGTCCTCCTGGTCGTCGTCTGCGCCCAGATGCTGATCTGGCTGGACACCTCGATCCTCAACGTCGCGGTCTCCACGCTGGCCGACCCGGCCGAAGGCCTGGGCGCGACCCCCGCCGAACTGGAGTGGGTGGCGAGCGCCTACACCCTGGTCTTCGCCGGCGCCCTCTTCGCGGGCGGCGCGCTCGCGGACCGCTTCGGCCCCCGAGCCACCCTCCTCGCCGGTCTGGCCCTGTTCGGCGCCGCCTCCGCCGCCGGCGCCTTCGCCCCGAGCCCGGCCTGGCTGATCGTGGCGCGGGCCTTCATGGGCGCGGGCAGTGCGCTGCTGATGCCCGCGACCCTGTCGGTCATCGTGCAGAGCACCCCGGAGGAGAAACGCACCCGGGCCATCGCGATCTGGAGCTCGTCCAGCGGCCTCGGGGTGGCGGTCGGTCCGGTCGTGGGCGGGATGCTGCTCGACCACTTCTGGTGGGGTTCGGTGTTCCTGGCCAACGTGCCGATCGTGGCCCTGTGTCTGGCCGGGGTGGCGGCCGTGGTGCCCGCGCTGAAGGGTCCCGGGCGCAGGGTGCTCGACCTGCCCGGCCTCGCCCTGTCGGTGCTCGGCCTCGGCGGTGTGGTCTACGGCGTCATCGAACTCGGCAACGGCCGAACCTGGTACGGCGCACACGTCCTCCTGCCGCTCCTCCTGGGCGGCGCCCTGCTGGCCGCCTTCGTCGCCGGTCAGCGCAGATCCCCGGCGCCCAGCCTGGACCTGCGGCTCTTCCGGCAACCCGGGTTCACGGCCGGGAGCGTGGTGCTGCTGATCGCGTTCATGGCGCTGGCCGGGCATCTGTTCTACGCGGCCTTCTACCTCCAGGGACCCCGCGGACTCTCCCCCGCCGAGGCCGGAACGGTCATGGTCGCCGCCGCGGTCGGCATCGTCCTGGGCAGCCAGGCGTCCCCGGCGATGAGCAGACTGTTATCGGCCCGCTGGACGATCGCGGCCGGCGTCCTGGCCACGGCGGCCACGTACGCCGGCTATCTGTGGTTCGACGGACGGACCCCCATCACCGTCGTCGCCGCCCTGCTGTGGGTGCAGGGCTTCGGCATGGGTCTGGTCGGCACACCGGTCACGGCCGTGATGATGCGCGGGGTGCCGCCGCGGCTCGCGGGCGCCGGGTCGGCCGTCAACAGCGTCACGCGGCAGGTCGGCGGCACGCTCGGGGTGGCGATGACGGGCTCGATCCTCTCCGCCGTCTACCGGGACCGCATGGCGGACACCGTCCTGCCCGTCGGTCCGCAGGGACTGTCGGCGGACACGGCGGCGCAGGCCCGCACCTCGGCCGAGAGCGCCCGCTCGCTGGCCGGTTCACTGCGACTGCCGGAGCTGGCGGCCGCGGCCGACCGCGCCTTCCTGGACGCGATGTACGCGGCCACGTTCTGGACCGCCGTACTGGCCTTCGCCGGGTTTGTCGTAGCCGTCGTGGGGCTGCGCACACAAGGCGCCGAGAGCAAGAGAGAACAGGGCTTGGGAGAACAAGGCAAGAGAGAACAAGGCAGGACAGGACTGGGGAGGAAGGACTGA
- a CDS encoding NAD(P)/FAD-dependent oxidoreductase gives MKQIPYWLDTAPALPDRSGKDLPDEADVVVIGGGLTGLSTAYHSARKGARVVLVEKDKVGSGASGRNGSMCTQGITISPAEARKRYGQERALELYDAFRDAVDVVEDLTRTEQIDCDFHRAGRLAVAAKSRHFAAMRAKQRDLAENFGHETQLLTRGELKSELSSDHYHGALLDPDSAALHVGKYVHGLADAAERAGAEIHERNAATGLTRLPGGGFLVETLHGTIRAKQVMAATDAYTDKSLPWFRKRLINVGSFIIVTEPLGEARAKELIPNARLVVDSKNIGHYVRLTPDHRLAFGGRAAFTPSNPASDAKSGEILKRDMLASFPQLAGVRIDYLWGGRVGFSWDRIPHAGEVNGLYYSMGYCGHGVQMATYMGRAVAEMMDGKPEANPLRGLGFPKVPVPFYNGTAWFLPFGGAYYQAKDKLR, from the coding sequence ATGAAGCAGATCCCCTACTGGCTGGACACAGCCCCCGCCCTGCCCGACCGTTCCGGAAAGGACCTGCCCGACGAGGCGGACGTGGTGGTGATCGGCGGCGGCCTCACCGGACTGTCCACCGCCTACCACTCCGCCCGAAAGGGCGCCCGGGTCGTCCTCGTCGAGAAGGACAAGGTCGGCTCGGGCGCCTCCGGGCGCAACGGCAGCATGTGCACCCAGGGCATCACCATCAGCCCTGCCGAGGCGCGCAAGCGCTACGGCCAGGAGCGCGCACTGGAGCTGTACGACGCCTTCCGCGACGCGGTCGACGTCGTCGAGGACCTCACGCGGACGGAACAGATCGACTGCGACTTCCACCGCGCCGGACGCCTCGCCGTCGCCGCCAAGTCTCGGCACTTCGCGGCAATGCGGGCCAAACAGCGTGACCTGGCCGAGAACTTCGGCCACGAGACACAGCTCCTCACGCGCGGCGAACTGAAGTCGGAGCTCAGCTCGGACCACTACCACGGCGCCCTGCTCGACCCGGACAGCGCCGCCCTCCACGTCGGCAAGTACGTCCACGGCCTGGCGGACGCCGCCGAGCGAGCCGGCGCCGAGATCCACGAACGCAACGCCGCCACCGGCCTCACCCGCCTCCCCGGCGGCGGCTTCCTGGTGGAGACCCTGCACGGCACCATCCGCGCCAAGCAGGTCATGGCGGCCACCGACGCCTACACCGACAAGTCACTCCCCTGGTTCCGCAAGCGGCTGATCAACGTCGGCAGCTTCATCATCGTCACCGAACCGCTCGGCGAGGCGCGTGCCAAGGAGCTGATCCCGAACGCCCGCCTGGTGGTCGACTCGAAGAACATCGGCCACTACGTCCGCCTCACCCCCGACCACCGTCTCGCCTTCGGCGGCCGGGCAGCCTTCACCCCCTCCAACCCGGCCTCGGACGCCAAGAGCGGAGAGATCCTGAAACGGGACATGCTCGCGAGCTTCCCGCAGCTGGCGGGGGTGCGCATCGACTACCTGTGGGGCGGCCGGGTCGGCTTCTCCTGGGACCGCATCCCGCACGCGGGCGAGGTCAACGGCCTGTACTACTCCATGGGTTACTGCGGCCATGGTGTCCAGATGGCCACCTACATGGGCCGCGCGGTCGCCGAGATGATGGACGGCAAGCCGGAGGCCAACCCCCTGCGCGGCCTCGGCTTCCCCAAGGTCCCCGTCCCCTTCTACAACGGCACCGCCTGGTTCCTGCCGTTCGGCGGCGCCTACTACCAGGCCAAGGACAAGCTGCGCTGA
- the fabG gene encoding 3-oxoacyl-ACP reductase FabG: MAGTGERDEARSVFVTGGNRGIGLAIARRFAAAGDRVAVTFRGDRPPTDENLLAVRCDVTDGQQVDQAFKEAETAHGPVTVLVANAGVTHDRLLVRMSEEDFTSVIDTNLTGAFRVARRAVRGMLARGHGRIVLVSSTAALHGAAGQTNYAAAKAGLVGFARSLTHELGPRDITCNVVAPGLTETDMSRALTEEQRQHLLSNTPAGRPAHPDEVADAVEFLARAGYVRGAVIPVDGGAGLGH; encoded by the coding sequence ATGGCGGGAACCGGAGAACGGGACGAGGCTCGGTCGGTCTTCGTGACCGGAGGGAACAGGGGGATCGGGCTGGCCATAGCCCGCCGCTTCGCGGCGGCGGGAGACCGGGTCGCGGTGACCTTTCGCGGTGACAGGCCGCCCACCGACGAGAACCTCCTCGCCGTACGGTGCGACGTGACGGACGGACAGCAGGTGGACCAGGCCTTCAAGGAGGCGGAAACCGCCCACGGTCCGGTCACCGTCCTGGTCGCGAACGCCGGTGTCACCCACGACCGGCTGCTCGTGCGGATGAGCGAGGAGGACTTCACCTCCGTCATCGACACCAACCTCACGGGGGCCTTCCGGGTCGCCCGCCGCGCGGTGCGCGGGATGCTCGCGCGGGGTCACGGCCGTATCGTGCTGGTCTCCTCCACGGCGGCACTGCACGGCGCCGCCGGCCAGACCAACTACGCGGCGGCGAAGGCGGGACTGGTCGGGTTCGCCCGATCGCTGACCCACGAACTCGGCCCCCGCGACATCACCTGCAACGTGGTGGCTCCCGGCCTGACCGAGACGGACATGAGCCGAGCCCTCACCGAGGAACAGCGGCAGCACCTGCTCAGCAACACCCCGGCGGGCCGCCCTGCCCACCCCGACGAAGTCGCGGACGCGGTGGAGTTCCTGGCCCGTGCCGGCTATGTGCGCGGCGCCGTGATCCCGGTCGACGGCGGCGCCGGACTGGGCCACTGA